The Candidatus Hydrogenedentota bacterium genome has a window encoding:
- the atpC gene encoding ATP synthase F1 subunit epsilon, producing the protein MENTTLKFELCSPGRELVEYEIREAVIPGESGVFTVYPGHTPTLSTLIPGVLTIRDASDAEHFFAVHGGFVEVREDAIRILADTFEAQEDIDKERAEADLEQARELLRRPADSIEFARAEVALARATARLRASARHSYH; encoded by the coding sequence ATGGAAAACACGACCCTCAAATTCGAGCTGTGCTCGCCCGGCCGCGAACTGGTCGAATACGAGATTCGCGAGGCGGTCATTCCCGGCGAATCGGGGGTCTTCACGGTCTATCCAGGCCATACCCCAACGCTGAGCACACTCATCCCCGGTGTGCTAACTATCCGAGACGCCAGCGACGCCGAACACTTCTTCGCGGTGCACGGCGGCTTCGTCGAAGTCCGCGAGGACGCCATCCGCATCCTGGCCGACACCTTTGAGGCCCAGGAGGACATCGACAAGGAACGCGCCGAGGCCGATCTGGAGCAGGCCCGCGAGCTGCTCCGGCGCCCGGCCGACTCCATCGAGTTCGCCCGCGCCGAAGTCGCCCTGGCCCGCGCAACCGCCCGCCTCCGGGCAAGCGCGCGCCACTCGTACCACTGA
- a CDS encoding NUDIX hydrolase: MDESWYTRPGALPERVSAGGVIIRIERGALLVALVHEKGCSGYVLPKGGVDAGESLEEGARREIQEESGLNDLALIGDLAVLERLSEEKDKWSINHYLLFLTSQIEGTILDTEHHDELIWAPLDALPAMFWPDERKLLESNRKTIYDRIIAHQNPRKRKRGFV, translated from the coding sequence ATCGACGAGTCCTGGTACACGCGCCCCGGAGCGCTACCGGAGCGTGTATCCGCCGGCGGCGTGATCATTCGCATTGAGCGCGGAGCCCTCCTCGTCGCCCTGGTCCACGAGAAGGGATGTAGCGGCTACGTGCTCCCCAAAGGCGGCGTCGATGCCGGCGAATCCCTCGAAGAAGGCGCGCGCCGAGAAATCCAGGAGGAATCGGGACTCAACGATCTCGCCCTCATCGGCGATTTGGCCGTTCTCGAGCGCCTCAGTGAAGAAAAGGATAAGTGGTCCATCAACCACTACCTCCTCTTCCTTACCAGCCAGATCGAAGGAACCATCCTCGACACCGAGCACCACGACGAGCTCATTTGGGCCCCGCTGGACGCCCTACCCGCCATGTTCTGGCCCGACGAGCGCAAACTCCTCGAATCCAACCGCAAGACCATCTACGACCGCATCATCGCCCACCAGAACCCCCGAAAGCGAAAACGCGGCTTCGTCTGA
- a CDS encoding penicillin acylase family protein, giving the protein MKHHHPAAPARLRAAIWATALALAFSAAAQPPNDPAAMWNETTLYRDSYGVPHIQSASARGMAFAFGYAQAQDHLEPMLMAYRVALGRAAEVGGEPFAESDAFAVKIANAEVAAAAFATADPLTRDLCEGFALGVNAWLLENQHLAPAWAEGVQPKDVLAWWHYLMVASAPFDLPGVYGPPPPLERANAWALAPERTQEGAAILAMAPFQHHTGPYRWYEAHLMVGGVNWAGATLYGVPALMMGHNEHLGWALTPNRADTADFFQEDLSGPARNPASISIPSAIQDVAPLLTFMAAAKPYYVRTASGLVERAVPSHIGARGPIFEGADGRLYSWRNGNFQQFGGLRQLMMMGQATNLDSFRAAAAMQQLGNFQILYADKAGELFYAYNARTGNKNAALADNEPRPVNWAVPQAAARDLWAWQAIIPFQQLPQITSPESGFLQACGTPPSLATSNSKLDPAAWPSWLAPELPSYRVFRVNQLLAAGRYSFADMRAMHFDTLVPAAVDMVPLLLRMAEARANVVKRSHPDLAAALALLRGWDLQANPDSQATAFYTIWWNLMLKRHAAQFQNEAGLYQALLANSEQAQGYALDAAAEAARVMRNDFNAVAVPWGQVHRIHRGNRNEAMPGASAGDSLFYAGNAAFANRQWHANFSYGFAMTVQFTPETRAASIVPFGASENPASPNFADQMGLFLDRRMKRTHFQHSDVIRNAAVGFGSQVALGAPGVLGFCALSMDRPGAVKMEAIPEPPRPYPGGRVPFGPAIRPIFDGPAPNHAWSVELYVPEDICEARHQNQLRLYTYSQESGWLPIAGQRYNPDNGAFTGGGAGRYLIAILGPNEYKLEPAPEPEDVLVLPATIADATPSPDFLRAPPIQEQPVPAQSRDTIPDPRRNTRGNAAPDGPPEGVAGASVEFTPPAPPADAFYDVEYLDGGRGPEHPPELAGQPEKKRGVLAPFRKLLRGKNQDEPQPQPE; this is encoded by the coding sequence ATGAAGCACCACCACCCGGCCGCCCCCGCCCGGCTCCGCGCCGCCATCTGGGCCACCGCGCTCGCCCTGGCCTTCTCGGCCGCCGCCCAGCCACCCAACGATCCGGCCGCCATGTGGAATGAAACCACTTTATATCGCGACAGCTACGGCGTCCCGCACATCCAATCCGCGTCGGCCCGCGGCATGGCCTTCGCCTTCGGATACGCACAGGCCCAGGACCACCTCGAACCCATGCTCATGGCCTACCGGGTCGCCCTGGGACGCGCCGCGGAAGTCGGCGGCGAACCCTTCGCCGAAAGTGACGCCTTCGCGGTCAAGATCGCCAACGCCGAAGTCGCCGCCGCCGCCTTCGCCACCGCCGATCCCCTGACCCGCGATCTCTGCGAAGGCTTCGCGCTCGGCGTCAATGCCTGGCTGCTGGAAAACCAGCACCTCGCCCCCGCCTGGGCCGAGGGGGTGCAACCCAAGGATGTACTCGCCTGGTGGCACTACCTCATGGTCGCCTCCGCTCCCTTCGACCTCCCCGGCGTATACGGGCCGCCGCCGCCCCTCGAACGCGCCAACGCCTGGGCGCTCGCCCCCGAACGAACCCAGGAAGGCGCGGCCATCCTCGCCATGGCCCCCTTCCAGCACCACACCGGGCCCTACCGCTGGTACGAAGCGCATCTTATGGTCGGCGGCGTCAACTGGGCCGGCGCCACCCTCTACGGCGTGCCCGCGCTCATGATGGGCCACAATGAACACCTGGGTTGGGCCCTCACCCCAAACCGCGCCGACACCGCGGACTTCTTCCAGGAGGACCTGAGCGGCCCGGCCCGGAATCCCGCAAGCATCTCCATTCCATCGGCCATCCAGGACGTTGCGCCCCTCCTCACCTTTATGGCCGCCGCAAAGCCCTACTACGTGCGCACCGCCTCCGGGCTCGTCGAGCGCGCCGTTCCCTCCCACATTGGCGCGCGCGGCCCCATCTTTGAGGGCGCCGACGGACGCCTCTACTCCTGGCGAAACGGCAACTTCCAGCAATTCGGCGGGCTCCGCCAGCTCATGATGATGGGCCAGGCCACCAACCTCGACTCCTTCCGCGCCGCCGCCGCCATGCAGCAGCTCGGCAATTTCCAGATCCTCTACGCGGACAAGGCCGGCGAGCTCTTCTACGCCTACAACGCGCGCACGGGCAACAAGAACGCCGCCCTGGCCGATAACGAACCCCGCCCCGTGAACTGGGCCGTCCCCCAGGCCGCCGCCCGCGATCTCTGGGCCTGGCAGGCCATCATACCCTTCCAGCAACTGCCCCAGATCACCAGCCCGGAAAGCGGCTTCCTCCAGGCCTGCGGGACGCCCCCGTCGCTCGCCACGTCCAATAGCAAGCTCGATCCCGCCGCCTGGCCCAGCTGGCTCGCGCCCGAGTTGCCAAGTTACCGCGTCTTCCGCGTCAACCAACTCCTCGCCGCCGGGCGCTACTCCTTCGCCGACATGCGCGCCATGCACTTCGACACCCTCGTCCCCGCCGCCGTCGACATGGTCCCGCTGCTCCTGCGCATGGCCGAGGCCCGCGCCAATGTCGTCAAGCGCTCCCACCCCGACCTCGCCGCCGCCCTCGCCCTGCTGCGCGGCTGGGACCTTCAGGCCAACCCGGACAGCCAAGCCACGGCCTTCTACACGATCTGGTGGAACTTGATGCTCAAGCGCCACGCCGCCCAGTTTCAGAACGAGGCCGGCCTCTACCAGGCCCTGCTCGCCAATTCCGAACAGGCACAGGGCTACGCCCTGGACGCCGCCGCCGAAGCCGCCCGCGTCATGCGCAATGACTTCAACGCCGTAGCCGTGCCCTGGGGACAGGTGCACCGCATCCACCGCGGCAACCGCAACGAGGCCATGCCGGGCGCAAGCGCCGGCGACTCGCTTTTTTACGCCGGAAACGCCGCTTTCGCAAACCGCCAGTGGCATGCCAACTTCAGCTACGGCTTCGCCATGACCGTTCAGTTCACGCCGGAAACCCGCGCCGCCAGCATCGTACCTTTCGGCGCCAGCGAAAACCCCGCTTCCCCGAATTTCGCCGACCAAATGGGCCTCTTCCTCGACCGGCGCATGAAAAGGACCCATTTTCAGCACAGCGACGTCATTCGAAACGCCGCCGTGGGCTTCGGGAGCCAGGTCGCTCTCGGCGCGCCCGGCGTGTTGGGTTTCTGCGCGCTCTCCATGGACCGGCCCGGCGCCGTGAAGATGGAGGCCATCCCGGAACCGCCACGGCCCTACCCCGGCGGGCGCGTGCCCTTCGGACCGGCAATCCGACCGATCTTTGACGGCCCCGCGCCCAATCACGCCTGGAGCGTCGAGCTCTACGTGCCCGAGGATATCTGTGAAGCACGCCATCAGAACCAGCTGCGCCTCTACACCTACAGCCAGGAGAGCGGATGGCTGCCCATCGCCGGGCAACGCTACAATCCCGACAACGGCGCCTTCACCGGCGGCGGCGCGGGGCGCTACCTCATCGCCATACTCGGCCCGAACGAATACAAGCTCGAGCCCGCCCCAGAACCAGAAGACGTCCTGGTGCTACCCGCCACCATTGCGGACGCCACGCCTTCTCCCGACTTCCTCCGCGCCCCCCCCATTCAGGAGCAACCGGTCCCCGCCCAATCCCGTGATACGATTCCAGACCCGCGGCGAAACACCAGGGGGAACGCGGCCCCGGACGGCCCGCCGGAGGGTGTCGCCGGCGCTTCCGTGGAGTTCACACCGCCAGCGCCCCCCGCGGACGCGTTCTACGATGTCGAGTACCTCGACGGCGGGCGAGGGCCGGAGCACCCCCCCGAACTGGCCGGACAGCCCGAAAAAAAGCGCGGTGTCCTCGCGCCATTTCGAAAACTGCTCCGCGGAAAGAACCAGGACGAGCCCCAACCACAGCCCGAATAA
- a CDS encoding AraC family transcriptional regulator → MSNITIPQPRFTDSPGMRIAGVAARYGCNDTAGIPSQWALFATFVGQIPNVIDGPAWGVCACAEDAAPGEFDYYAGVEVRGEPNLPDGLSSIVLPAHRYAAFHTGEHISTIQPLFTAIWQEWLPASGYRVCGDTLERYGEEFDPHSGDGGFELWLPVEPADA, encoded by the coding sequence ATGAGCAACATCACTATTCCACAGCCACGCTTCACCGACTCGCCAGGCATGCGGATCGCCGGCGTCGCGGCGCGCTACGGCTGCAACGACACGGCCGGCATACCGTCGCAGTGGGCCCTCTTCGCCACATTCGTCGGGCAAATTCCAAACGTCATTGACGGTCCGGCCTGGGGCGTGTGCGCGTGCGCCGAAGACGCCGCGCCGGGCGAGTTCGACTACTACGCGGGCGTCGAAGTCCGGGGCGAGCCCAACCTGCCGGACGGCCTCTCGTCTATCGTGCTGCCCGCGCACCGCTACGCGGCCTTCCACACCGGCGAGCACATTTCAACCATTCAGCCGCTATTCACGGCAATCTGGCAGGAATGGCTGCCGGCTTCGGGCTACCGCGTATGCGGCGACACACTCGAACGCTACGGCGAGGAATTCGACCCCCATTCCGGCGACGGCGGCTTCGAACTCTGGCTTCCCGTGGAGCCCGCGGACGCGTAG
- a CDS encoding rhomboid family intramembrane serine protease, translating to MILMPYAVDVTMYRWPVANFALIGLIVFTSLSGFGATTDSPLALLPLDGWNPIGLFGHVFLHADLFHLLGNMLFLWTFGNAVCAKVGNARFAGLFFAMAGIAGIFHNLFTGGVAIGASGAINGVVGMFLVYFPRNDVRCFWTIVLRSGTFSISSVWMILFWLAFDIWGAWSGGGNVAYWAHLGGFAAGFAIAIHSLRHRWVRMTATECSLLQVVSGGRYLP from the coding sequence ATGATTTTGATGCCCTATGCGGTGGATGTGACGATGTACCGCTGGCCTGTGGCGAATTTTGCCCTGATCGGCCTGATCGTCTTCACTTCCCTCTCGGGATTCGGGGCGACCACCGATTCGCCGCTGGCCCTGCTCCCGCTTGACGGTTGGAATCCGATCGGCCTGTTTGGCCATGTGTTTCTGCACGCGGACCTGTTTCACCTGCTGGGGAACATGCTCTTTCTATGGACTTTCGGGAACGCGGTGTGCGCGAAGGTGGGCAATGCGCGATTCGCGGGGCTTTTTTTCGCTATGGCGGGGATCGCGGGAATTTTTCACAACCTTTTCACGGGCGGCGTCGCCATTGGGGCGAGCGGCGCGATTAACGGGGTGGTCGGGATGTTCCTGGTTTACTTTCCGCGGAACGATGTTCGATGTTTCTGGACCATTGTTCTGCGAAGCGGGACGTTCAGCATCTCCAGCGTCTGGATGATTCTGTTCTGGCTCGCGTTCGACATCTGGGGGGCCTGGAGCGGCGGCGGCAACGTGGCGTATTGGGCGCACCTGGGCGGCTTTGCGGCGGGCTTTGCGATCGCGATTCACAGCCTGCGGCATCGCTGGGTCCGGATGACCGCCACGGAATGCTCCCTGCTTCAGGTGGTCTCGGGCGGGCGGTATCTGCCGTAG
- a CDS encoding SRPBCC family protein: MGRKLGIAFSILAALVAVFCVVVALQPADFRIERSASIDAPPENVFALVNNFRHWDRWSPWARRDPEMTAAYEGPEAGAGAVYAWAGNNEVGEGRMTITESIPHARIEIQLDFFRPFAATNTAVFTFAESGGATSVTWSMEGRNNFLAKAFNLLMDMDAMVGGDFEKGLAAMKSAAETSNTGESAP; encoded by the coding sequence ATGGGAAGGAAACTGGGTATTGCGTTCTCCATCCTGGCGGCGCTCGTCGCCGTCTTCTGCGTGGTCGTCGCGTTACAGCCCGCCGACTTCCGCATCGAGCGAAGCGCGTCCATCGACGCCCCGCCGGAGAACGTCTTCGCGCTGGTGAACAACTTCCGCCACTGGGATCGCTGGTCGCCCTGGGCCAGGCGCGACCCCGAAATGACCGCCGCCTACGAGGGGCCGGAGGCGGGAGCCGGCGCCGTGTACGCATGGGCCGGCAACAACGAAGTCGGTGAAGGGCGCATGACCATCACCGAAAGCATTCCCCACGCACGCATCGAAATTCAGCTCGATTTCTTCCGCCCCTTCGCCGCCACCAATACGGCCGTCTTCACCTTTGCGGAGTCGGGCGGAGCCACGTCGGTCACCTGGAGCATGGAAGGCCGGAACAATTTCCTCGCCAAGGCCTTCAATCTGCTCATGGACATGGACGCGATGGTCGGAGGCGATTTCGAAAAGGGCCTCGCGGCCATGAAATCCGCCGCGGAAACTTCCAACACCGGAGAAAGCGCCCCATGA
- a CDS encoding DoxX family protein gives MNQEPSPAAVSPAARWASYVMSALPVLLLLFSAVMKLIRHASVVEGMPQMGYPVWLAAPIGAVELLCTVLYLIPRTAVLGAILLTGYLGGATATHVRMEDPNFHMAVIIGVMLWGGLYLRDPRIRDLIPLRRQGAAKEDSR, from the coding sequence ATGAACCAGGAACCTTCCCCAGCCGCCGTGTCCCCCGCCGCGCGGTGGGCCAGCTACGTCATGAGTGCGCTGCCGGTCCTCCTGTTGCTCTTCAGCGCCGTCATGAAACTCATCCGGCACGCCTCCGTCGTCGAGGGCATGCCGCAAATGGGCTACCCCGTCTGGCTCGCGGCCCCCATTGGCGCGGTAGAGCTCCTGTGCACCGTCCTGTACCTCATCCCGCGAACCGCCGTGCTCGGGGCCATCCTGCTGACCGGTTATCTCGGCGGAGCCACGGCCACACACGTGCGCATGGAGGATCCCAATTTCCACATGGCCGTGATCATTGGCGTGATGCTCTGGGGCGGCCTCTACCTGCGCGACCCGAGAATCCGCGACCTGATCCCCCTGCGGCGGCAGGGAGCGGCGAAGGAGGACAGCCGGTGA
- a CDS encoding SRPBCC family protein, with product MRGTNGSEDREIKLARVFNAPREAVFRAWTDPDQVAQWWGPDGFSTVTESMDVRPGGVWRFVMHGPDGVEYSNVVVFQDIAPPDRLAYIHGGAPDDPHAFEVNVAFKPAGAGTRVTMVMRFPTRECRDLVIKEHGALEGGNQTLARLATCLEKGACRDPKQQRTTEKEEP from the coding sequence GTGAGAGGGACGAACGGATCCGAGGATCGTGAAATCAAACTCGCCCGCGTTTTCAATGCCCCGAGGGAAGCCGTCTTCCGTGCATGGACCGATCCCGACCAGGTTGCGCAATGGTGGGGACCCGATGGATTCTCGACCGTCACCGAATCCATGGACGTGCGCCCCGGTGGCGTATGGCGATTCGTGATGCACGGCCCCGACGGCGTCGAATACAGCAACGTCGTCGTCTTTCAGGATATTGCGCCCCCCGATCGCCTCGCGTATATCCACGGAGGCGCCCCGGATGACCCGCACGCCTTTGAAGTAAACGTTGCCTTCAAGCCCGCCGGCGCGGGGACCCGGGTCACGATGGTGATGCGCTTCCCGACCCGGGAATGCCGCGATCTCGTCATAAAGGAGCACGGCGCGCTCGAAGGGGGCAACCAGACGCTCGCTCGGCTGGCGACCTGCCTCGAGAAAGGGGCCTGCCGGGACCCGAAACAACAACGAACCACCGAAAAGGAGGAACCATGA
- a CDS encoding VOC family protein: MKVEPYLFLDGRCEEALDFYRETLGAKIGMMMRFKEMPEPHEPGMIPPGAEEKIMHADFHIGDSLIMVSDGRCDGGTRQDGFSLAITVPTVEEADRLFNALAASGTVQMPIAETFFSPRFGMVRDKFGVSWMILADGPAPSR, from the coding sequence ATGAAAGTAGAGCCCTACCTGTTCCTGGATGGACGATGCGAGGAAGCCCTCGATTTCTACCGGGAGACCCTCGGCGCAAAGATCGGCATGATGATGCGCTTCAAGGAAATGCCGGAACCCCACGAGCCCGGTATGATTCCGCCCGGAGCCGAAGAGAAAATCATGCACGCGGACTTCCACATCGGCGACTCCCTGATCATGGTCTCCGACGGCCGGTGCGACGGAGGCACGCGCCAGGATGGATTCTCGCTCGCAATTACCGTCCCGACGGTTGAGGAGGCCGACCGCCTCTTCAATGCGCTCGCCGCCAGCGGCACCGTGCAGATGCCCATCGCCGAGACCTTCTTCTCGCCGCGTTTCGGCATGGTGCGGGACAAGTTTGGCGTATCCTGGATGATACTGGCGGATGGCCCCGCACCGTCCCGTTAA
- the mnhG gene encoding monovalent cation/H(+) antiporter subunit G, giving the protein MIDVLVAALLWIAGLFTLIAAIGLLRFDDVFLRMHAATKAGTVGVISSLVAIALYFDDPAIRVRAVLIALFLCVTAPIVAHVLSRAALIARVPMSPRTTFNEWKAERVQPKQFPDDMPD; this is encoded by the coding sequence ATGATCGATGTGCTGGTAGCGGCCCTTCTATGGATTGCGGGGCTTTTTACCCTGATCGCGGCGATTGGCCTGCTGCGGTTTGACGATGTGTTCCTGCGCATGCACGCTGCGACAAAGGCGGGGACAGTCGGGGTTATATCGAGCCTGGTGGCGATTGCGCTCTATTTCGACGATCCGGCGATCCGCGTGCGCGCGGTGCTGATCGCGCTGTTCCTGTGCGTCACCGCGCCGATCGTGGCGCACGTGCTTTCGCGCGCGGCGCTGATTGCACGCGTGCCGATGTCGCCGCGCACGACGTTCAACGAGTGGAAAGCGGAGCGCGTACAGCCGAAGCAGTTCCCGGACGACATGCCCGACTAA
- a CDS encoding pH regulation protein F, producing MIIQSTTDAVAFMYGIALLIALIRLIRGPSLSDRVVALDFIATCMIGMIVVDAIKSGESYFLSVAIVAALVGFVGSVAFALYIQKGTRE from the coding sequence ATGATCATTCAATCGACGACAGACGCCGTAGCGTTCATGTACGGGATCGCGCTGCTGATCGCGCTCATCCGGCTGATTCGCGGGCCATCGCTTTCGGATCGTGTGGTTGCGCTGGATTTTATCGCGACGTGCATGATCGGGATGATCGTGGTGGACGCGATCAAGTCGGGCGAGTCCTATTTTCTCAGCGTGGCTATTGTGGCCGCCCTGGTGGGCTTCGTGGGGAGCGTGGCCTTCGCGCTCTACATTCAGAAGGGAACCCGGGAATGA
- a CDS encoding Na+/H+ antiporter subunit E: MKSLLLNIVLALTWCAASGAVNVTNLVVGFLVGYAVLSVHPEITRNQNYRKKVYHFVSFVAYFGWEVIVGAIDVALATVWPFRRVRPGVVAVPLDTRSAAERTILANAVTLTPGTMSIDLTADGKTLYVHVIDAKDPEAVRRAIKRGLEARLIRLFE; the protein is encoded by the coding sequence TTGAAGTCGCTGCTGCTCAATATTGTGCTTGCGCTTACGTGGTGCGCCGCATCGGGCGCGGTGAACGTGACCAATCTCGTCGTCGGGTTTTTGGTGGGGTATGCGGTGCTGAGCGTACACCCGGAGATCACGCGCAACCAAAACTACCGGAAGAAGGTGTACCACTTTGTGTCGTTTGTGGCGTATTTCGGCTGGGAGGTGATCGTGGGGGCGATTGACGTGGCGCTGGCGACAGTCTGGCCCTTCCGGCGGGTTCGCCCGGGGGTGGTTGCGGTCCCGCTTGACACGCGATCGGCGGCGGAGCGGACGATCCTGGCGAACGCGGTGACGCTGACGCCCGGAACGATGAGTATTGATCTCACGGCGGACGGAAAGACGCTTTATGTGCATGTAATCGACGCCAAAGACCCGGAGGCCGTTCGGCGCGCGATCAAGCGCGGGCTCGAAGCGCGCCTGATCCGGCTGTTCGAATGA
- a CDS encoding Na+/H+ antiporter subunit D, whose protein sequence is MAAACACCTGRPAPQRWLGVLGSALLLAASSVLAARVLPGRIEVLAAGGWEAPYGITLVADGLSALMVLMSGIMALLMSLFSVSSISPRRLKDGYFFLYFVLLAGVNGAFLTGDLFNLYVWFEVLLIASFVLIVLGGRGAQIDGAVKYVTMNLLGSVIFLSAAGILYGKTGTLNLADLAQRLPFYENASLRQAAGGMLLVAFGIKAGVFPLFSWLPASYHTPPHVVTALFSALLTKVGVYALIRTMTLIFPLDQAYFQPILLVVAGLTMVTGVLGAVVQYDLRRLLSFHIVSQIGYLVFGLALFSAGGLAATIFFLVHVMAAKAALFVAGALAHYLRGTSDLKQLGGLLESRPALAVLFALPAMSLAGLPPFSGFLGKLALVQAGLAGGAYFTVAVSLGVSILTLYSMTKIWNEAFWKPAPAPGPERRISAWRAWGVALPGGVLALFSIVLAVAAEASFSLCLAIAEQLLDPAVYISAVLGGES, encoded by the coding sequence ATGGCGGCCGCGTGCGCCTGCTGCACGGGCCGCCCGGCGCCGCAGCGGTGGCTTGGCGTGTTGGGATCGGCGCTCCTTCTCGCGGCGTCGTCGGTGCTGGCGGCGCGGGTGTTGCCGGGGCGGATCGAGGTGCTGGCGGCGGGGGGGTGGGAGGCTCCCTATGGCATTACGCTGGTGGCGGATGGCCTTTCGGCGCTGATGGTGTTAATGAGCGGAATCATGGCCCTGCTGATGTCGCTGTTTTCGGTTTCGAGCATTTCACCGCGGCGGCTGAAGGACGGGTATTTTTTTCTGTACTTCGTGTTGCTAGCGGGGGTCAACGGGGCGTTCCTGACCGGGGATCTGTTTAATCTGTATGTGTGGTTTGAGGTCCTGCTCATCGCGTCGTTCGTGCTGATTGTCCTCGGCGGGCGGGGGGCGCAGATTGACGGGGCCGTGAAGTATGTCACGATGAACCTGCTGGGTTCGGTCATTTTCCTGTCCGCGGCGGGGATTCTCTACGGGAAGACGGGGACGCTGAACCTGGCGGATCTCGCGCAGCGCCTTCCGTTTTACGAGAATGCATCCCTGCGGCAGGCGGCGGGCGGAATGCTGCTGGTGGCTTTTGGCATCAAGGCGGGGGTGTTTCCCTTGTTCTCGTGGCTTCCCGCTTCCTATCACACGCCGCCGCACGTGGTGACGGCGCTGTTCTCGGCGCTGCTCACGAAGGTGGGGGTGTATGCGCTGATCCGGACGATGACCCTTATCTTCCCGCTGGACCAGGCGTATTTTCAGCCCATTCTTCTCGTGGTCGCGGGGCTTACGATGGTGACGGGGGTACTGGGGGCGGTGGTCCAGTATGATTTGCGGCGCCTGCTTTCGTTTCACATTGTCAGCCAGATCGGTTACCTGGTGTTCGGGCTGGCGCTGTTCAGCGCGGGCGGGCTGGCCGCCACGATCTTCTTTCTGGTTCACGTGATGGCGGCGAAGGCGGCCTTGTTTGTGGCGGGGGCGCTGGCGCACTATCTCCGGGGGACTTCGGATCTGAAGCAACTTGGCGGGTTGCTGGAGTCGCGGCCCGCGCTGGCGGTGCTGTTTGCGTTGCCCGCGATGTCCCTGGCGGGCCTGCCGCCCTTCTCGGGGTTTCTGGGTAAGTTGGCGCTGGTTCAGGCCGGGCTGGCGGGTGGGGCCTACTTCACGGTGGCGGTATCGCTGGGCGTGAGCATTCTTACGCTGTATTCGATGACGAAGATCTGGAACGAGGCCTTCTGGAAGCCGGCTCCGGCGCCGGGTCCCGAACGCCGCATTTCGGCCTGGCGTGCCTGGGGCGTAGCGCTGCCGGGCGGCGTGCTGGCCCTGTTCAGCATCGTTCTTGCGGTCGCCGCGGAAGCATCGTTCTCGCTCTGCCTGGCGATCGCGGAGCAGTTGCTGGATCCCGCCGTATATATTTCGGCGGTGTTGGGAGGGGAATCTTGA
- a CDS encoding Na+/H+ antiporter subunit C: protein MQISLALLIAVLFGCGFYLIMRRSYLKVILGIMLLSHAANMLVFTSAGIVRSPAPLVPEGMQAAEASGADPVPQALVLTAIVISFGVTAFALVLFRRAYDVVGTDDIDELRHTEI from the coding sequence ATGCAGATTAGCCTTGCGCTTCTGATAGCGGTGTTGTTTGGCTGCGGCTTTTACCTGATCATGCGCCGCAGCTATCTGAAGGTGATCCTCGGCATCATGCTGCTGAGCCACGCGGCGAACATGCTCGTGTTTACGTCCGCGGGCATTGTGCGGAGCCCGGCCCCCCTGGTGCCGGAGGGGATGCAGGCGGCGGAGGCGAGCGGGGCGGATCCGGTGCCGCAGGCGCTTGTGCTGACGGCCATTGTCATCAGCTTCGGGGTTACGGCGTTTGCGCTGGTCCTGTTCCGGCGGGCGTACGATGTTGTGGGTACGGACGATATCGACGAACTCCGCCATACCGAGATTTGA
- a CDS encoding Na+/H+ antiporter subunit B — protein sequence MNSILLYYWANVLKAIMLLLSLLLLLRGHNEPGGGFVGGLVVATAFILHALAQNVSAARRAVPVSPESLIAGGLGVALASGVAGVLDGRPFLTGVWRTIEAPLLGPVTLGTPLLFDVGVYLVVAGVVLKIAFAMLECDHAD from the coding sequence ATGAACTCGATTCTCCTGTATTACTGGGCGAACGTGCTGAAGGCGATTATGCTGTTGCTTTCGCTGTTGCTGCTGCTTCGGGGGCACAACGAGCCCGGGGGCGGATTTGTCGGGGGTCTCGTGGTGGCGACGGCGTTTATTCTTCACGCGCTCGCGCAAAACGTATCGGCGGCCCGGCGCGCGGTTCCGGTGTCTCCGGAGTCGCTGATCGCGGGGGGGCTGGGCGTCGCGTTGGCGAGCGGGGTGGCGGGGGTGTTGGACGGCCGCCCGTTCCTGACGGGGGTGTGGCGGACAATCGAGGCTCCGCTGCTGGGCCCGGTGACGCTGGGGACGCCGTTGTTGTTTGACGTGGGCGTGTACCTGGTTGTGGCGGGCGTTGTGCTTAAGATCGCGTTCGCGATGCTGGAGTGCGATCATGCAGATTAG